In Populus alba chromosome 1, ASM523922v2, whole genome shotgun sequence, a single window of DNA contains:
- the LOC118032746 gene encoding L-ascorbate oxidase homolog, with protein MAGVMFMVLLCLSAGAMLGVQGEDPYLFFTWNVTYGTLSPLGVPQQVILINDEFPGPNINSTSNNNIVINVFNNIDEPFLLTWSGIQQRKNSWQDGVLGTNCPILPGTNFTYHFQVKDQIGSYIYYPTTGMHRAAGGFGGLRINSRLLIPVPYADPEDDYTVVLNDWYTKSHTALQKLLDSGRSLARPDGVLINGKNAMGDGKDEPLFTMKPEKTYKYRICNAGLKNTLNFRIQGHTMKLVEMEGSHVVQNVYESLDVHVGQCFSVLVTANQAPKDYYMVASTRFNKQVLTAKGIIRYTNGKGPASPELPEAPVGWAWSLNQFRSFRWNLTASAARPNPQGSYHYGSINITRTIKLVNSASQEGGKLRYALNGVSHVDPETPLKIAEYYGVADKLFKYDTMQDSPQADIAHAKIVSQPNVLNLTFRNFVEIIFENHEKSMQSYHLDGYSFFAVAVEPGTWTPEKRKHYNLLDAVSRTTVQVFPKSWAAILLTFDNAGMWNIRSEMWERAYLGQQLYASVLSPARSLRDEYNIPDNTLLCGLVKDLPKPEPYSI; from the exons ATGGCTGGGGTGATGTTCATGGTTTTGCTTTGCCTCTCTGCAGGAGCAATGTTGGGAGTCCAGGGTGAGGACCCTTACTTGTTCTTCACATGGAACGTCACCTACGGCACCCTCTCTCCTTTGGGGGTTCCCCAACAGGTGATTCTCATCAATGATGAATTCCCCGGACCCAATATCAACTCCACCAGTAACAACAACATTGTCATCAATGTCTTCAACAACATTGATGAGCCCTTCCTTCTGACATGGAGCGGCATCCAGCAGAGAAAGAATTCATGGCAAGATGGAGTTCTTGGGACCAACTGTCCAATCCTCCCAGGAACCAACTTCACCTACCACTTCCAGGTTAAGGACCAGATTGGTAGCTACATCTACTACCCAACCACAGGCATGCACCGTGCAGCTGGAGGCTTTGGCGGCCTTCGCATCAACAGCCGCCTACTCATCCCTGTACCTTATGCTGATCCCGAGGATGACTACACTGTCGTACTTAATGACTGGTACACTAAGAGCCACACTGCTCTCCAGAAGTTATTGGATAGCGGGCGCTCTCTTGCAAGGCCTGACGGCGTCCTCATCAATGGCAAAAACGCTATGGGAGATGGCAAGGATGAGCCTCTCTTCACAATGAAGCCTGAAAAGACATACAAGTATAGAATCTGCAACGCTGGGCTCAAGAATACTCTCAATTTCAGGATCCAAGGCCATACGATGAAGCTTGTGGAGATGGAGGGCTCCCATGTGGTGCAAAACGTGTACGAATCACTCGATGTCCATGTTGGACAATGCTTCAGTGTCCTCGTGACAGCCAACCAAGCTCCCAAAGACTACTACATGGTGGCTTCCACCCGATTCAATAAGCAGGTTCTCACCGCTAAGGGCATCATTCGTTACACCAACGGCAAGGGTCCAGCATCACCTGAGCTCCCTGAGGCACCCGTTGGATGGGCTTGGTCTCTCAATCAATTCCGTTCCTTCCGCTGGAACCTTACAGCCAGTGCTGCTAGGCCTAACCCTCAAGGCTCTTACCACTATGGTTCCATCAACATCACCCGCACCATTAAGCTCGTAAACTCAGCTAGCCAAGAAGGTGGCAAGCTTCGCTATGCCCTCAATGGCGTCTCTCACGTTGATCCAGAGACACCTCTCAAAATTGCCGAGTACTATGGGGTTGCAGACAAGTTGTTCAAATATGACACCATGCAGGACAGTCCACAAGCCGACATTGCTCACGCTAAGATTGTCTCACAACCCAATGTCCTTAACCTCACTTTCCGTAACTTCGTAGAGATCATCTTCGAGAACCACGAGAAGAGCATGCAATCATATCACTTGGATGGTTATTCCTTCTTCGCAGTCGC AGTGGAGCCAGGCACTTGGACCCCTGAAAAGAGAAAGCACTACAATCTTCTTGATGCAGTGAGCAGGACAACCGTTCAGGTCTTCCCCAAATCCTGGGCTGCCATTCTTTTGACATTCGACAATGCTGGAATGTGGAACATCAGGTCAGAGATGTGGGAGAGGGCTTATCTAGGACAACAGCTGTATGCCAGTGTTCTTTCCCCTGCTCGCTCCCTAAGGGACGAGTACAATATTCCTGATAATACTTTGCTATGTGGCCTCGTCAAGGACTTGCCAAAACCCGAGCCTTACAGCATCTAA